A stretch of Fundicoccus culcitae DNA encodes these proteins:
- a CDS encoding DUF624 domain-containing protein — MGKLLYLNCVWVLFSLPLITIIPSTFALIRFTTIWICDGSTPTVSYYAKQLRLCFKDSYLFFIPIVFVLFIVWLDVHIMAYAQNNLWFYCILLIAVIFSFVAHFAIFIKVNISVNIRQSWILAIIMVGKRPFVFLGFILGYGLLALLWLFQTGLAICYMASLAVFILCKLCLFSIEEIELLKETLS, encoded by the coding sequence ATGGGGAAACTTTTATACTTAAACTGTGTCTGGGTATTATTTAGTTTACCTCTAATTACTATCATTCCAAGCACTTTCGCTTTAATCCGCTTTACGACAATATGGATATGTGATGGGTCTACTCCAACCGTTTCTTATTATGCGAAACAGCTTCGACTGTGTTTTAAAGACAGTTATTTATTTTTTATACCCATCGTTTTTGTCCTTTTCATCGTGTGGTTGGATGTTCACATCATGGCTTATGCCCAAAACAATTTATGGTTTTATTGCATACTCCTGATAGCGGTAATATTCAGTTTTGTCGCACATTTTGCGATATTTATTAAAGTAAATATCTCTGTAAATATAAGACAGAGTTGGATACTAGCCATAATCATGGTGGGAAAGAGACCGTTTGTTTTCCTGGGCTTTATTTTAGGTTACGGGCTATTGGCTTTGCTTTGGTTGTTTCAAACAGGTTTGGCAATTTGTTATATGGCGAGTTTAGCTGTTTTTATTTTATGTAAATTATGTCTATTCTCAATCGAAGAGATTGAATTATTAAAGGAGACTTTATCATGA
- a CDS encoding carbohydrate ABC transporter permease: MKKTLKRRETVQGYLFILPWMIGLLAFTLGPLLFSLIASFTNYDVTSQMDFIGLDNYQRMFQRDPLFWISLGNTIYYVVISVPLSIAAAIFISLLMNQKVKGIRVFRTIYYLPAVLSGVGVYFLWMQLLSPQSGLINTVLSWFGIQGPAWLFDPNWTKPALILMNLWKAGGSMLLYLAALQNISPALYEAAEMDGAGSVRKLFHVTLPMITPIIFFDLITSTIGAFQIFQEAYVMSSNGEGGPANSLLFFNLHMWNKAFVTFEMGYAMALSWILFLIVFVLTLINLRTAPRWVHYEGGN, encoded by the coding sequence ATGAAAAAAACATTAAAACGACGTGAAACGGTGCAAGGGTATTTGTTTATTTTGCCTTGGATGATTGGTTTATTAGCTTTTACACTAGGCCCTTTGTTGTTTTCATTAATTGCTAGTTTCACAAATTACGATGTGACCTCGCAAATGGATTTTATTGGTTTAGATAATTATCAACGCATGTTTCAACGTGATCCTTTATTTTGGATTTCACTAGGCAATACAATCTATTATGTCGTTATTTCCGTTCCCTTATCGATTGCAGCAGCGATATTTATTTCATTATTAATGAATCAAAAGGTGAAAGGGATTCGGGTTTTTAGAACCATCTATTATTTGCCAGCCGTATTGTCTGGGGTTGGCGTGTATTTTTTATGGATGCAGCTTTTAAGTCCGCAATCCGGTCTAATAAATACCGTTTTGTCTTGGTTTGGCATTCAAGGACCTGCTTGGTTGTTTGATCCCAATTGGACAAAACCGGCTCTGATTCTCATGAATTTGTGGAAAGCAGGTGGCTCGATGTTACTGTATTTGGCAGCCTTACAAAATATCTCACCGGCTTTATATGAAGCAGCCGAAATGGATGGAGCAGGTTCTGTTAGGAAGTTATTTCATGTCACCTTGCCGATGATTACGCCGATTATTTTCTTTGATTTAATTACGAGTACAATTGGGGCTTTTCAGATTTTCCAAGAAGCTTATGTCATGAGTAGCAATGGTGAAGGTGGCCCAGCTAATTCGCTACTGTTTTTCAATTTACATATGTGGAATAAAGCCTTTGTGACATTTGAAATGGGGTATGCAATGGCTTTATCGTGGATTTTGTTTCTGATTGTGTTTGTTTTAACTTTGATTAATTTGAGAACAGCACCTCGTTGGGTGCATTATGAAGGAGGTAATTAG
- the cas1 gene encoding type II CRISPR-associated endonuclease Cas1: MKNILYIEHGQFVNSTKVSVKTKDVVTKEEKFFPFEDISCIIFDNPNSYFSTKFVMSCLKKDILVIFCDEKHTPISTLHSEYGYIRKHKRLIQQLRMSQKSKNRVWQKVIKQKITNQNICLSIYNPESLSQADLEGIVSEVNSGDISNRESVAARIYFKYLFGKEFKRFEDDMVNAGLNYTYSIVRSVIRQNLIYLGLEPAFGIHHASSENPFNLSDDVIECFRPIADAFVYDKIVIPEVNKFDLKIKKQLPAILFEQCVIDGKIACLSDAIKTSCESFAKCIETDSSTALKLPKMIEGGR, encoded by the coding sequence ATGAAAAATATTCTATACATTGAGCATGGCCAATTTGTTAATTCGACTAAAGTTTCTGTAAAAACTAAAGACGTGGTTACAAAAGAAGAGAAGTTTTTTCCGTTTGAAGATATAAGTTGCATTATCTTTGATAACCCTAATTCTTATTTTTCAACAAAGTTTGTCATGTCATGTTTAAAAAAAGATATTCTAGTTATCTTCTGTGATGAAAAACATACCCCTATAAGTACCTTACATAGTGAATATGGTTATATTCGCAAACACAAGCGACTGATTCAGCAATTAAGGATGAGTCAAAAATCTAAAAACCGGGTATGGCAAAAAGTAATTAAACAAAAAATCACCAATCAAAACATCTGTCTATCTATTTATAACCCAGAATCACTTTCACAAGCTGATTTAGAGGGTATTGTTTCTGAAGTAAATTCTGGTGATATAAGTAATAGGGAATCTGTTGCAGCCAGAATTTATTTTAAATATTTGTTTGGGAAGGAATTTAAACGATTTGAGGATGATATGGTCAATGCAGGTTTGAATTATACCTATTCAATTGTCCGATCTGTTATTCGACAAAACCTAATTTATCTTGGTTTAGAACCTGCCTTTGGGATTCATCATGCATCGAGTGAAAATCCTTTTAATTTATCCGATGATGTTATTGAATGTTTTCGTCCAATAGCTGATGCATTTGTTTATGATAAAATTGTAATACCAGAAGTAAATAAATTTGATCTTAAAATAAAAAAACAACTACCTGCTATCCTTTTTGAACAATGTGTCATTGATGGAAAAATCGCTTGTCTAAGTGATGCCATCAAAACTAGTTGTGAATCATTCGCTAAGTGTATAGAAACCGATTCTTCAACGGCTTTGAAATTACCAAAAATGATAGAAGGTGGACGCTAA
- a CDS encoding carbohydrate ABC transporter permease, giving the protein MQRSRRIQQTIIFVILGLGAIILLSPIVWMISTSFKSMGEIMQFPPTFIPNEWHFENYIHTWETANFTRYTLNTLFIAAVTVFANVLSNSFIAYGFAKIDFKGKNVLFSLLLATMMLPGFVTLIPTYVMFAKLGWLNTYLPLLVPSFFGGAFNIFLLRQFYMSIPDELSQAAKIDGASHFYIWHRIMIPLAKPALATIAVFSFNGAWNDFLGPLLYINDPNLYTLQIGLQVFKGQVATQWNYLMAGSIIVLIPVVVLFFTFQRYFIEGMNISSGTKG; this is encoded by the coding sequence ATGCAACGCAGTCGAAGGATACAACAAACGATTATTTTTGTCATTTTAGGCTTAGGAGCTATAATCTTATTGTCACCGATTGTATGGATGATAAGCACATCATTTAAATCAATGGGTGAAATAATGCAATTTCCACCGACCTTCATTCCCAATGAGTGGCATTTTGAGAATTATATTCATACATGGGAGACCGCTAATTTTACCCGTTATACACTAAATACCTTATTTATAGCGGCAGTGACGGTTTTTGCTAATGTCTTATCCAATTCATTTATTGCTTATGGTTTTGCGAAAATTGATTTTAAGGGAAAGAATGTCTTATTTTCATTGTTATTGGCAACCATGATGTTACCAGGATTTGTGACTTTAATTCCGACATATGTGATGTTTGCTAAGTTGGGTTGGTTAAATACTTATTTACCTTTATTAGTACCATCGTTTTTCGGGGGAGCATTTAATATATTCTTGTTGCGACAATTTTATATGTCTATACCTGATGAGTTATCCCAAGCGGCTAAAATAGATGGTGCCTCGCATTTCTATATTTGGCATCGGATTATGATTCCATTGGCAAAACCAGCTTTGGCAACAATTGCGGTATTTAGTTTTAATGGGGCATGGAATGATTTTTTGGGACCCTTGTTATACATTAATGATCCTAATCTCTATACCCTGCAAATTGGATTACAGGTGTTTAAAGGACAAGTGGCAACGCAATGGAATTATTTAATGGCGGGTTCCATTATTGTTTTGATTCCTGTGGTGGTACTATTCTTTACCTTCCAACGTTATTTTATTGAAGGGATGAATATTTCTTCAGGAACAAAGGGTTAA
- the cas2 gene encoding CRISPR-associated endonuclease Cas2, with the protein MILLICFDLPRNTKVERREASYFRHHLIELGFSMKQYSIYERYVANTHSIENILNALSTSIPDSGKIVMYPLSDEVHENQQIILGPNTVYKVVKAPQIIYI; encoded by the coding sequence ATGATTCTTTTAATTTGTTTTGACTTACCTAGAAATACTAAAGTCGAACGTAGAGAAGCTTCTTACTTCCGACATCATTTAATTGAATTAGGCTTTAGTATGAAACAGTATAGTATTTATGAACGTTATGTTGCGAATACTCATTCGATTGAAAATATTCTAAATGCGTTAAGTACAAGTATTCCTGATTCAGGAAAGATAGTGATGTATCCTTTGTCAGATGAAGTGCATGAAAATCAGCAAATTATTCTTGGACCAAACACAGTTTATAAAGTCGTTAAAGCACCACAAATAATATATATCTAA
- the argF gene encoding ornithine carbamoyltransferase: MKKGVKRMFQGRNFLKEIDFTGKELAYLIDFSMHLKDLKRRGIPHEYLKGQNICLLFEKTSTRTRAAFTVAANDLGASPEYLGSNDIQLGKKESMKDTAIVLGSMFDGIEYRGFSQAVVEELGKFAGVPVWNGLSNEWHPTQMIADFMTIKEEFGYLKGLNLVFCGDGRNNVANSLLVTGAKLGVNVTIAAPEELFPTNELIALAEGFAAETEATVTVTTDIQTAVKKAHVIYTDVWVSMGEEEKFAERIELLMPYQVNDTLLSIVENDYIFLHCLPAFHDTKTSYGKEIADRFGINEMEVTDSVFQSAQGRQFQQAENRMHSIKAIMAATNGNLFVPDLYE, from the coding sequence ATGAAGAAAGGGGTTAAAAGAATGTTTCAAGGTAGAAATTTTTTGAAAGAGATTGATTTTACTGGAAAAGAATTGGCGTATTTAATTGATTTTTCGATGCATTTAAAGGATTTGAAACGGCGTGGCATTCCGCACGAGTATCTTAAGGGGCAAAATATTTGCTTGTTGTTTGAAAAGACATCAACAAGGACGCGTGCAGCTTTTACAGTTGCAGCTAATGATTTGGGGGCTTCACCAGAATATTTAGGTTCCAATGATATCCAGTTGGGGAAAAAAGAATCAATGAAGGATACAGCAATTGTTTTGGGTTCCATGTTTGATGGAATTGAGTATCGTGGCTTTAGCCAAGCGGTGGTTGAAGAACTTGGTAAATTTGCCGGTGTACCCGTTTGGAATGGTTTATCCAATGAGTGGCATCCAACCCAAATGATTGCCGATTTTATGACGATAAAAGAAGAATTTGGTTATTTAAAGGGCTTGAATTTGGTCTTTTGCGGGGATGGCCGTAATAATGTGGCGAATAGTTTGTTAGTCACCGGGGCAAAGCTCGGGGTGAATGTGACCATTGCTGCACCGGAAGAGTTGTTTCCGACAAACGAGTTGATTGCGTTGGCTGAAGGATTTGCTGCAGAGACCGAGGCGACGGTGACTGTGACTACCGATATTCAAACAGCCGTTAAGAAGGCGCATGTTATTTACACGGATGTGTGGGTATCGATGGGGGAAGAAGAGAAGTTTGCTGAACGAATTGAGTTATTAATGCCGTATCAAGTCAATGATACCTTGCTTAGTATCGTAGAAAATGATTATATCTTTTTACACTGTCTACCAGCCTTTCATGATACCAAAACGAGCTATGGTAAAGAAATCGCAGACCGTTTTGGTATTAATGAAATGGAAGTGACAGACAGCGTCTTTCAAAGTGCCCAAGGTCGTCAGTTCCAGCAAGCTGAAAATCGCATGCATTCAATTAAAGCGATTATGGCTGCAACCAATGGGAATTTGTTTGTTCCGGATTTATATGAATAA
- the gshAB gene encoding bifunctional glutamate--cysteine ligase GshA/glutathione synthetase GshB, with product MAKQTFSFNQADIVTLWASTIGIERETLRINHDGSSAQTPHSPEWGDRNHQPYIQTDFGENQLEFITPPSSSTDEILQWLAALHQIVAQTNEKQGELLWPFSMPGKIPTNRDDIKVAQLTNQTELHYREHLADYYGKDVQLLSGIHYNLKINPATIEKHCPAGADYIEFSNQVYSKLARNFMRYRWILTYLLGAAPFVDESYATNLYGKPHTPIMRSIRQSRYGYQNHPSIQISYESLEAFVNDLEAAVESKALSVEKELYRDVRFRRAQPVRQLIEQGINYLEFRNFDINPFAPYGIWQEDMEFIRLFILSLLYIEDAATDEAIDLGQDYQFKTAEDHPLNPPINISEAEMVFAVMRELAVILDEHQLYKGSMVALVDKKGRLLNQPELTLSGQLFEIVQTPDNFLSLGMELAEEHQRTYIAHPYSLHGFESFELSTQDVIKEAIRHGIEVTVIDAKENLIKLDYDGHVEFVKNGNMTRHDSLISYFLMENKIATKVILDEAAVRVPAGLSFNTFEEGRTYYSQLTLDAFVIKPKNTNYGLGITIFEEKPTLDRYVKALEFAFAEDDTVLLEAFAKGTELRFYVQEGEVKAIVERQPAQVIGDGQSTVSQLIDQTNADPLRGKKHLAPLTFIEKGEAEMALLDAAGLSLESIPDSGQLVYLRRNSNISTGGLSIDRTDEVNASYKFIAVTAANALGANFCGVDIIMEDYSVAASNTNYHVIEANFNPMITLHRYPGVGKQRPVGRWVLEQLYPEIEFNTTF from the coding sequence ATGGCAAAGCAAACTTTTTCTTTTAATCAAGCAGATATCGTTACATTATGGGCGAGCACAATCGGCATTGAGCGCGAAACGTTGCGTATTAACCACGATGGTTCATCCGCGCAGACTCCCCATTCGCCTGAATGGGGCGATCGCAATCATCAGCCATATATCCAAACGGATTTTGGTGAGAATCAATTAGAATTTATCACCCCACCTTCATCGTCGACCGATGAGATACTTCAGTGGTTGGCGGCGCTGCATCAAATCGTGGCGCAAACCAATGAAAAACAGGGCGAATTACTGTGGCCGTTTAGTATGCCGGGTAAAATCCCGACTAATCGTGATGACATTAAAGTGGCACAGCTAACCAATCAAACGGAATTACATTACCGTGAACATTTAGCTGACTATTATGGTAAAGATGTGCAGCTCTTATCCGGTATTCATTATAATTTAAAAATTAATCCTGCTACCATTGAAAAACATTGCCCTGCTGGGGCAGATTATATTGAATTTTCTAATCAAGTTTATAGCAAGTTAGCCCGTAATTTTATGCGCTATCGTTGGATTTTAACCTACCTTTTAGGGGCAGCCCCTTTTGTGGATGAAAGTTATGCCACCAATTTATACGGCAAACCACACACGCCAATCATGCGGTCGATTCGCCAGAGTCGTTATGGTTATCAAAATCACCCTTCAATTCAGATAAGTTATGAATCCTTAGAAGCATTCGTGAATGATTTAGAGGCAGCCGTGGAGTCGAAAGCTTTGTCGGTTGAAAAAGAATTGTACCGTGATGTGCGTTTCCGTCGCGCGCAACCTGTCCGCCAATTAATTGAGCAAGGGATTAACTATTTAGAGTTCCGTAACTTTGATATTAACCCTTTTGCCCCTTATGGCATTTGGCAAGAGGACATGGAATTTATCCGCCTATTCATTTTATCGCTTCTATATATAGAAGATGCCGCCACCGACGAAGCTATCGATTTGGGTCAAGACTACCAATTCAAAACCGCTGAAGACCACCCTTTAAACCCACCAATAAATATCTCTGAAGCCGAGATGGTTTTTGCTGTCATGCGTGAGTTAGCGGTAATACTGGATGAGCATCAGCTTTATAAAGGTTCGATGGTTGCTTTAGTTGATAAGAAAGGCCGTCTGCTGAATCAGCCTGAACTGACCTTGAGCGGTCAATTATTTGAAATTGTTCAAACACCGGATAATTTCCTTTCACTTGGCATGGAATTAGCCGAGGAACATCAACGTACTTATATTGCCCATCCCTACTCTTTGCATGGATTTGAATCTTTCGAGTTATCAACTCAAGATGTCATTAAGGAAGCTATTCGTCATGGCATTGAAGTGACAGTCATTGATGCTAAGGAAAACTTGATTAAGTTAGACTACGATGGTCATGTGGAGTTTGTTAAAAACGGCAACATGACCCGCCACGATAGTTTAATTTCTTATTTCTTAATGGAAAACAAAATTGCCACGAAAGTTATTTTAGATGAAGCGGCTGTCCGTGTACCAGCAGGCTTAAGTTTTAATACCTTCGAAGAAGGTCGGACTTATTATAGTCAGTTAACCCTCGATGCGTTTGTCATTAAACCTAAAAATACTAATTATGGGTTAGGGATTACCATTTTTGAAGAAAAACCTACCTTAGACCGCTATGTCAAAGCCTTAGAATTTGCTTTTGCTGAAGATGACACCGTCTTATTAGAAGCTTTTGCTAAAGGAACCGAATTACGTTTTTATGTTCAAGAAGGCGAAGTGAAAGCCATCGTTGAACGTCAACCCGCTCAGGTGATTGGTGATGGTCAATCAACAGTCAGCCAACTGATCGATCAAACCAACGCCGACCCTTTGCGCGGCAAAAAACACTTAGCCCCGTTGACATTTATTGAAAAAGGCGAAGCCGAAATGGCTTTGTTGGACGCTGCCGGTTTATCGCTAGAGAGTATTCCTGATTCTGGTCAATTGGTCTATTTGCGTCGCAACAGCAATATTTCAACCGGTGGTTTATCCATCGACCGCACCGATGAGGTCAACGCGTCTTATAAATTCATCGCCGTCACAGCCGCCAACGCTTTAGGCGCTAATTTCTGTGGCGTCGACATCATCATGGAAGATTATTCGGTGGCTGCTAGCAACACCAACTATCATGTGATTGAAGCCAACTTCAACCCCATGATTACGTTGCACCGCTACCCCGGTGTCGGCAAGCAACGCCCCGTTGGCCGTTGGGTCTTGGAACAACTGTATCCAGAAATCGAATTCAACACCACCTTTTAA
- the cas6 gene encoding CRISPR-associated endoribonuclease Cas6, whose translation MKKLEIYCQINQDKRIERNIATYFQGWLMDRLDSNYAEYLHDIPVTPYSISSTVSNNEVKFIINMLTKDAEEHIQPILMDNDLKYIELISSQQVSFRINKIEEEELNQEGLARIFYSTEETNSRIKVFFDSPTSFKSQGEYLFYPDIRLIIQSLMKQYNFYFEQTLKVDKDFLYELVEGIKIVNYRLSSTRYGIHTSKIPGFTGEIVLSLRMNTTMKNYLMMLLKMGEYTGVGIKTSMGMGAIRLGMLGGQTWTKSK comes from the coding sequence ATGAAAAAATTAGAAATTTATTGTCAGATCAATCAAGATAAACGAATTGAAAGAAACATTGCTACTTATTTCCAGGGATGGTTAATGGATAGACTTGATTCTAATTATGCAGAATATTTACATGATATTCCTGTTACCCCTTATTCAATATCCAGTACAGTCAGTAATAATGAAGTGAAATTTATAATAAATATGCTCACGAAAGATGCCGAAGAACACATCCAGCCTATTTTAATGGATAATGATTTAAAGTACATTGAATTAATTTCCTCACAACAAGTAAGCTTTAGAATAAATAAAATTGAAGAGGAGGAACTTAATCAAGAAGGTTTGGCTAGAATATTTTATAGTACAGAAGAGACTAACTCACGAATTAAAGTATTTTTTGATTCACCTACTTCATTTAAATCTCAAGGTGAGTATCTATTTTATCCTGATATCCGTTTAATAATTCAAAGCTTAATGAAGCAATATAATTTTTACTTTGAACAAACACTTAAAGTGGATAAAGATTTTCTTTATGAATTAGTTGAGGGGATTAAGATAGTTAATTATCGTTTATCATCAACCAGATATGGCATTCATACCAGCAAAATTCCTGGATTTACTGGTGAAATAGTTTTATCGTTAAGAATGAATACTACTATGAAAAATTATTTAATGATGTTGCTAAAAATGGGTGAATATACGGGAGTTGGGATTAAAACAAGTATGGGAATGGGAGCCATAAGACTAGGAATGTTAGGAGGACAAACATGGACCAAAAGCAAGTAG
- a CDS encoding ABC transporter substrate-binding protein produces the protein MKKFIILSAAVMTVASAYLFAPHTKLVIAQEDVIELDFWSFWGSEPRRNFIEQIVEDFNRSQAEIHVTHTFLPWGDIWTKNLASIAAGDPADVIINDINSTRQRAQKNQNTNLAEFIAQEEADFAEQYYPHLWEATVYEGNNYAIPFNTDTRILFYNKDMFEEVGLDPEQPPTTWEELKEMAQQLDVIDGNRYERLGYIPRYGIQGDVYYMNATGHGFWDFENNQPIINDPKGVEILDWVMDFEQDYGSDNLTAFTAEFGNQQADPFMSGKIAMMVKEATHYSQIAAFAPDLNFGVAELPEFQDGYGHTSWGGGFVAEIPYGAEHPEASWEFIKYLTGVEAQEYWAVNNFDNVAHIQASQNAFENEGMTEKGLEVYQVAVDNLAQTILTPVPLELPDILSIVNPEFDLIYLGQKTPQEALENAQQMAEQQMMPLH, from the coding sequence ATGAAAAAATTTATTATATTGTCCGCAGCGGTAATGACAGTGGCTTCTGCCTATCTATTTGCTCCACATACAAAGCTAGTAATTGCACAAGAAGATGTTATCGAACTAGATTTTTGGTCATTTTGGGGTTCAGAACCACGTAGGAATTTTATTGAGCAGATTGTAGAAGATTTCAATCGTTCACAGGCTGAAATTCATGTAACACATACCTTTTTGCCTTGGGGAGATATTTGGACCAAAAATTTAGCGTCTATTGCTGCCGGTGATCCAGCCGATGTCATCATTAATGATATTAACTCAACACGTCAGCGGGCACAAAAAAATCAGAATACTAATTTAGCAGAATTTATTGCACAAGAAGAGGCTGATTTTGCTGAACAATATTACCCTCATTTATGGGAAGCGACGGTTTATGAGGGGAATAATTACGCCATTCCTTTCAATACCGATACTCGTATTCTCTTCTATAATAAGGATATGTTTGAAGAAGTCGGTTTAGATCCTGAACAACCCCCTACGACCTGGGAAGAATTAAAAGAAATGGCACAACAATTAGATGTCATTGATGGCAATCGCTATGAACGTCTGGGTTACATTCCACGTTACGGCATCCAAGGGGATGTCTATTACATGAATGCCACAGGGCATGGCTTTTGGGATTTTGAAAATAATCAACCCATTATTAATGACCCTAAAGGGGTAGAGATACTCGATTGGGTGATGGATTTTGAGCAAGATTATGGTTCTGATAATCTTACCGCCTTTACGGCTGAGTTTGGAAATCAACAAGCGGATCCGTTTATGAGTGGAAAAATTGCTATGATGGTCAAAGAAGCGACCCATTATTCGCAAATAGCTGCATTTGCACCTGATTTGAATTTCGGTGTTGCTGAGTTACCAGAATTTCAAGATGGTTATGGCCATACTTCATGGGGTGGTGGCTTTGTTGCTGAGATACCTTATGGTGCTGAACACCCAGAAGCCTCGTGGGAATTTATCAAATACCTCACCGGAGTGGAAGCACAAGAATATTGGGCGGTGAATAATTTTGATAATGTCGCTCATATCCAAGCCTCACAAAACGCCTTTGAGAATGAGGGAATGACCGAAAAGGGACTTGAAGTTTATCAAGTAGCCGTGGATAATTTAGCCCAAACCATTTTAACACCCGTACCTTTGGAATTGCCTGATATATTAAGTATTGTCAATCCAGAGTTCGATTTAATTTACTTAGGACAAAAAACACCACAAGAAGCTTTAGAAAATGCACAACAAATGGCTGAACAACAAATGATGCCACTGCATTAA